One genomic region from Streptomyces sp. NBC_00457 encodes:
- a CDS encoding ABC transporter permease: protein MSTSTRSTPPPGTQDPPRPKSAPSSASRPSHRGWRRAVRRDWQLYSLVVLPLLFFLVFRYLPMIGNVIAFRRFEPGGSILGEQWVGLRYVEMFLTDPTFWQVFRNTLWLGGLTLVFCFPIPIVLALLLNEVRRRALKRFVQSVSYLPHFLSIVIVAGITMQMLATDGPVNHMLGWFGQDPIRFIQEPEWFRTIYVGSEIWQTAGWGTILYLAALTTIDDNLYEAATIDGANRWQQIWHVTLPGIRPTMITLLILNIGTFMAVGFEKVLLLYNPLTYPTADVISTYVYRTGVESNSFSYAAAIGLFEAIIGLFLIISANQLSRRTVGTSLW, encoded by the coding sequence ATGAGCACCTCCACCAGATCGACGCCACCGCCCGGCACCCAGGACCCGCCCCGACCGAAGTCCGCGCCCTCCTCCGCTTCCCGCCCGTCGCACCGCGGCTGGCGGCGGGCGGTGCGCCGGGACTGGCAGCTGTACTCACTGGTCGTGCTGCCGCTGCTGTTCTTCCTCGTCTTCCGCTATCTGCCGATGATCGGCAATGTGATCGCCTTCCGGCGCTTCGAGCCGGGCGGGTCGATCCTGGGCGAGCAGTGGGTGGGCCTGCGCTATGTGGAGATGTTCCTCACCGACCCCACGTTCTGGCAGGTGTTCCGCAACACCCTGTGGCTCGGCGGACTCACGCTGGTGTTCTGCTTTCCGATCCCGATCGTCCTCGCGCTGCTGCTCAACGAGGTGCGCAGACGGGCGCTGAAACGGTTCGTGCAGTCGGTCTCGTATCTGCCGCACTTCCTGTCGATCGTCATCGTCGCGGGCATCACCATGCAGATGCTCGCCACGGACGGCCCGGTCAACCACATGCTCGGCTGGTTCGGCCAGGACCCGATCCGCTTCATCCAGGAACCCGAGTGGTTCCGCACGATCTATGTCGGCTCGGAGATCTGGCAGACCGCCGGCTGGGGCACGATCCTCTACCTCGCCGCGCTCACCACGATCGACGACAACCTGTACGAGGCCGCGACGATCGACGGCGCCAACCGCTGGCAGCAGATCTGGCACGTCACCCTGCCCGGCATCCGGCCCACCATGATCACGCTGCTGATCCTCAACATCGGCACGTTCATGGCGGTCGGCTTCGAGAAGGTCCTGCTGCTGTACAACCCGCTGACGTATCCGACGGCGGACGTGATCTCCACGTACGTCTACCGGACCGGTGTGGAGTCCAACAGCTTCAGCTATGCCGCCGCGATCGGCCTGTTCGAGGCGATCATCGGCCTGTTTCTGATCATCTCCGCCAACCAGCTCTCGCGCCGCACAGTGGGGACGAGCCTGTGGTGA
- a CDS encoding acetylxylan esterase codes for MPVFDLPLPELEHRRPALDEPADFDAFWRDTLREAERPEPLLSVHPVETGLRLTRTWDVTFRGFAGEPVRAWFSRPAGMPEPLPAVVEFAGYGRGRGLPHERLTWVNAGYAHLLMDNRGQGDQYGNGGHTPDPHATAPGGPGPAVRGLLDPHDYHYRRLITDAVRAVAAVRALPGVDASRITAVGNSQGGGLALAVAGLVPDLTAALITAPLLCGIRRALDLTDAGPYGEIVAYLTVHRGAEQAAYRTLSYMEGISFARRAHAATHFGVGLRDTVCPPSGAYAAWNGYAELSGADPRKEIHAYPFNGHEGGDAFHVRGQLAWLRDLLG; via the coding sequence GTGCCAGTGTTCGACCTGCCCCTGCCGGAACTGGAGCACCGCCGCCCGGCCCTCGACGAGCCCGCCGACTTCGACGCGTTCTGGCGGGACACCCTGAGGGAGGCCGAGCGGCCCGAACCCCTGCTGTCCGTACACCCGGTGGAGACCGGGCTGCGGCTGACCCGGACCTGGGACGTGACCTTCCGGGGCTTCGCGGGCGAACCGGTGCGGGCCTGGTTCAGCAGACCCGCCGGCATGCCCGAACCGCTGCCCGCGGTCGTCGAGTTCGCGGGGTACGGACGCGGACGCGGCCTTCCGCACGAGCGGCTGACCTGGGTGAACGCGGGGTACGCCCATCTGCTCATGGACAACAGGGGCCAGGGCGACCAGTACGGCAACGGCGGCCACACCCCCGACCCGCACGCCACCGCACCGGGCGGCCCCGGCCCCGCCGTACGCGGCCTGCTCGACCCGCACGACTACCACTACCGGCGTCTCATCACCGACGCCGTCCGTGCCGTCGCCGCCGTCCGCGCCCTGCCCGGCGTGGACGCCTCACGGATCACGGCCGTCGGCAACAGCCAGGGTGGCGGCCTCGCCCTCGCCGTCGCCGGACTCGTCCCGGACCTGACGGCGGCCCTGATCACCGCGCCCCTCCTGTGCGGCATCCGGCGCGCACTGGACCTCACGGACGCGGGCCCGTACGGCGAGATCGTCGCGTACCTCACCGTCCATCGCGGCGCCGAACAGGCGGCGTACCGCACGCTCTCCTATATGGAGGGCATCTCCTTCGCCCGCCGCGCCCACGCCGCGACCCACTTCGGGGTCGGCCTGCGCGACACGGTGTGCCCGCCGAGCGGCGCGTACGCCGCCTGGAACGGTTATGCGGAGCTGAGCGGCGCGGACCCGCGCAAGGAGATCCACGCCTATCCGTTCAACGGTCACGAGGGCGGCGACGCGTTTCATGTACGGGGCCAACTGGCGTGGCTCCGGGACCTGTTGGGCTGA
- a CDS encoding lytic polysaccharide monooxygenase, which translates to MVMTTSSPPPRPRPRLPLPTRRGALLLVLLSLLTAIPALGLIVTAGGEAEAHGTPMKPGSRTFLCWQDGLTDTGEIKPVNPACKTAQQVSGTTPFYNWFSVLRSDGAGRTRGFVPDGELCSGGNTNFTGFNTPSADWPLTHLTSGATVDFSYNAWAAHPGWFYVYITKDGFDPTSTLTWDDMEERPFLSVDHPPLNGSPGTVEANYSWSGQLPEGKSGRHIIYMVWQRSDSAETFYSCSDVVFDGGNGEVTGIKQPGNPTDPVPGTCTATRKTTGSWSGGYQSEVTVTNTGDVPMLGWMVDWTLPGGQKVDSLWSGTPTYNGQAVMVHNAGWNGSLDPGESTTFGYVVTGSGGDTATSLPCRVG; encoded by the coding sequence ATGGTCATGACAACATCATCTCCACCTCCCCGCCCCAGACCCCGATTACCGCTCCCGACCCGCCGCGGAGCCCTTCTCCTCGTCCTGCTGTCCCTGCTCACGGCGATCCCGGCCCTCGGCCTGATCGTCACGGCCGGCGGCGAGGCGGAGGCCCACGGCACCCCGATGAAGCCCGGCAGCCGCACCTTCCTGTGCTGGCAGGACGGGCTCACCGACACCGGCGAGATCAAGCCCGTGAACCCGGCCTGCAAGACGGCCCAACAGGTCAGCGGCACCACGCCGTTCTACAACTGGTTCTCCGTGCTGCGCTCCGACGGCGCCGGCCGCACCCGCGGCTTCGTGCCGGACGGTGAGCTGTGCAGCGGCGGCAACACCAACTTCACCGGTTTCAACACCCCCAGTGCCGACTGGCCGTTGACCCATCTGACCTCGGGCGCGACCGTCGACTTCTCGTACAACGCCTGGGCCGCGCACCCGGGTTGGTTCTACGTCTACATCACCAAGGACGGCTTCGACCCGACCTCCACGCTCACCTGGGACGACATGGAGGAACGGCCGTTCCTGAGCGTCGACCACCCGCCGCTGAACGGTTCGCCGGGCACGGTCGAGGCCAACTACTCCTGGTCCGGGCAGCTCCCCGAGGGCAAGTCGGGGCGGCACATCATCTACATGGTGTGGCAGCGCTCGGACAGCGCGGAGACCTTCTACTCCTGCTCCGACGTCGTCTTCGACGGCGGGAACGGCGAGGTGACCGGTATCAAGCAGCCCGGCAACCCGACCGATCCGGTGCCGGGCACCTGCACGGCCACCCGGAAGACGACCGGCAGCTGGAGCGGTGGCTACCAGTCCGAGGTCACCGTCACCAACACCGGCGACGTCCCGATGCTCGGCTGGATGGTCGACTGGACGCTGCCGGGCGGCCAGAAGGTCGACAGTCTGTGGAGCGGCACCCCGACATACAACGGGCAGGCCGTGATGGTCCACAACGCCGGCTGGAACGGATCACTGGATCCGGGCGAGAGCACGACGTTCGGCTACGTCGTCACCGGTTCCGGCGGTGATACGGCGACGAGTCTGCCCTGCCGGGTCGGCTGA
- a CDS encoding S8 family peptidase, producing the protein MRRLHALWAVAGAAGLLTAAITPTAAGSGLPVTAPDATPVQSGAKTGATNTQTVTLITGDTVSLTTGPDGKYAVDVQRGEGRETATFLSSERDGEISVLPSDALPLIQAGRLDPALFNITQLVKQSYTDARAGATPVIATYTKGSATPDGARRTLALPGIDGAALSAEKSTAFWADIAPAPGTEPTSKAARLLGEGIEKIWLDAKVEASLDVSVPQIGAPEVWQSGYDGKGVKVAVLDTGVDAGHPDLAGRIAESRTFVPDQAVQDGHGHGTHVASTIVGSGAASDGKLKGAAPGAELLVGKVLGNDGRGQTSWILEGMQWAANSGAKIVSMSLGGTASGPSDVLSETVDELSASTGTLFVVAAGNTGPAEGTIGTPGIADSALTVGAVDKSDKLASFSSRGPRLGDSAIKPEITAPGVGIVAARAAGTSMGTPVDDTYTSANGTSMATPHVSGVAALVAQAHPDWTGRQIKQALASTAKTSPDTTVFEQGDGRVDAVQAVEQGVFATPALSFGTYKDSDTETDSKDITYTNTTDEAVELKLSSSLTAATPATGLVTVPANGTTTVAVTVAPADQAEGRYTGHITASADGVRVTTAVGFEKQPKTYRLKVSVVNRGGKPSTSPSIFMLQELNGAYPATTGYIGSGYTLNVPAGTYSTAAWIPERDAGALEVATSVVGDPEIKVDKDTEVVLDARKAVEIKMKTKEDSEFQGFTTSWHREGPGSALRVTYLQNWWTDRIYVAPTEKVTEGVFEFVSKFRLAAKELTASVTSPETYALPLDYAQTRNGLPAGFSGERKVRAVAAGSGSAADFEGLDVKGKVAVVRLPAGKTADEALANATKAGAGYVIAYRETPGYWISWVDSATIPLMVATGEDGARLGALLESGKKVTLKLDGTAVSPYVYNVMFPQTGAIAKTQTYSLNSSNTVRHKVRYHGGKAGQVGKDAVYRYRPSQSAAVEASYKTPLGTERTEYYNVSPDTRVWHAVYPDVNAPLSQWNTLRTFDKAGRVPTEDWLRQVVRPASSEQYGVSQRTGDKLTLKVPELSDAAPGHYGYVDNAQDTAKGALYADGKLIGDSVRGSGTFDVPAAKTAYRFVLDARRTADWATYSTSTHTEWSFASARTEQQTALPLLSVDYDVDGLDLLNRVESKGRSELGLSVRDQHKSITTGQLKAWVSYDDGTTWKEVKVRHGKAELKHPKGAEFVSLRVRAADRNGNAVDQTVVRAFGLK; encoded by the coding sequence ATGCGAAGACTCCATGCCCTCTGGGCTGTGGCAGGAGCGGCAGGACTACTGACGGCCGCCATCACGCCCACGGCGGCCGGTTCCGGATTACCGGTCACCGCACCGGACGCCACGCCCGTGCAGAGCGGCGCCAAGACCGGTGCCACGAACACGCAGACCGTCACCCTCATCACCGGCGACACCGTGTCGCTCACGACCGGCCCGGACGGCAAGTACGCCGTGGACGTACAGCGTGGCGAGGGCCGTGAGACCGCCACCTTCCTGTCCAGCGAACGCGACGGCGAGATCAGCGTCTTGCCCTCCGACGCGCTCCCGCTGATCCAGGCGGGCCGCCTCGACCCCGCCCTGTTCAACATCACCCAGCTGGTGAAGCAGAGCTACACCGACGCCCGAGCCGGGGCCACCCCGGTCATCGCGACCTACACCAAGGGCAGTGCGACCCCCGACGGCGCGCGTCGCACCCTCGCGCTCCCCGGGATCGACGGCGCCGCACTGAGCGCCGAGAAGTCCACCGCGTTCTGGGCGGACATCGCCCCCGCGCCCGGCACCGAACCGACCTCGAAGGCCGCACGCCTGCTCGGTGAGGGCATCGAGAAGATCTGGCTGGACGCCAAAGTGGAGGCGTCCCTCGATGTGAGTGTTCCGCAGATCGGCGCGCCCGAGGTGTGGCAGTCCGGCTACGACGGCAAGGGCGTCAAGGTCGCGGTCCTGGACACCGGCGTGGACGCCGGGCACCCGGACCTCGCGGGCAGGATCGCCGAGTCGCGTACCTTCGTGCCCGACCAGGCCGTGCAGGACGGTCACGGCCACGGCACCCACGTGGCGTCCACGATCGTCGGCTCGGGCGCGGCCTCGGACGGCAAGCTCAAGGGCGCGGCCCCCGGTGCGGAGCTGCTGGTCGGCAAGGTGCTGGGCAACGACGGTCGCGGCCAGACCTCCTGGATCCTCGAGGGCATGCAATGGGCGGCGAACTCGGGAGCGAAGATCGTCTCGATGTCGCTGGGCGGTACCGCGTCGGGCCCCTCCGACGTGCTGAGCGAGACCGTGGACGAGCTGTCCGCGTCCACAGGCACCCTCTTCGTGGTCGCCGCCGGCAACACCGGCCCGGCGGAGGGGACCATCGGCACGCCCGGCATCGCCGACTCCGCGCTGACGGTGGGCGCGGTCGACAAGTCCGACAAGCTGGCCTCCTTCTCCAGCCGGGGCCCGCGCCTCGGTGACTCCGCGATCAAGCCGGAGATCACCGCGCCGGGCGTGGGCATCGTCGCGGCCCGTGCCGCAGGTACCAGCATGGGCACACCCGTCGACGACACCTACACGTCGGCGAACGGCACTTCGATGGCGACCCCGCACGTATCAGGCGTGGCCGCGCTCGTCGCCCAGGCGCATCCGGACTGGACGGGCCGGCAGATCAAACAGGCCCTCGCCAGCACCGCGAAGACCAGCCCGGACACCACCGTGTTCGAGCAGGGCGACGGCCGGGTGGACGCCGTGCAGGCCGTCGAGCAGGGCGTCTTCGCGACCCCGGCGCTCAGCTTCGGCACGTACAAGGACAGCGACACCGAGACCGACAGCAAGGACATCACGTACACCAACACCACTGACGAAGCAGTGGAGTTGAAGCTCTCCTCGTCCCTCACCGCGGCCACCCCGGCCACGGGCCTCGTGACCGTCCCGGCGAACGGCACCACCACCGTCGCTGTCACGGTCGCCCCCGCCGACCAGGCCGAGGGCCGGTACACGGGCCACATCACCGCGAGCGCCGACGGCGTCCGGGTCACCACGGCCGTCGGCTTCGAGAAGCAGCCGAAGACCTACCGCCTGAAGGTGTCGGTGGTGAACCGCGGCGGCAAGCCGTCCACCTCGCCATCGATCTTCATGTTGCAGGAGCTGAACGGCGCGTACCCGGCAACGACCGGGTACATCGGCAGCGGCTACACCCTCAACGTGCCGGCCGGCACGTACTCCACGGCGGCCTGGATCCCGGAGCGGGACGCGGGCGCACTGGAGGTCGCCACCTCGGTCGTCGGTGATCCCGAGATCAAGGTCGACAAGGACACCGAGGTCGTCCTCGACGCCCGCAAAGCGGTCGAGATCAAGATGAAGACCAAGGAGGACTCCGAGTTCCAGGGGTTCACCACCAGCTGGCACCGGGAAGGTCCGGGTTCCGCCCTCAGGGTGACGTACCTTCAGAACTGGTGGACCGACCGTATCTACGTCGCTCCGACCGAGAAGGTCACGGAGGGCGTGTTCGAGTTCGTCTCCAAGTTCCGGCTGGCCGCCAAGGAGTTGACGGCGAGCGTCACCAGTCCCGAGACGTACGCGCTTCCCCTCGACTACGCACAGACGCGGAACGGCCTCCCGGCGGGGTTCAGCGGCGAGCGGAAGGTGCGGGCGGTGGCCGCCGGCAGCGGCAGCGCGGCCGACTTCGAAGGGCTCGACGTCAAGGGCAAGGTGGCGGTCGTCCGGCTGCCGGCCGGGAAGACGGCGGACGAGGCGCTGGCCAACGCGACCAAGGCCGGGGCCGGTTACGTGATCGCGTACCGCGAGACGCCCGGGTACTGGATCTCCTGGGTGGACAGCGCGACGATCCCGCTGATGGTCGCCACCGGCGAGGACGGCGCGAGACTCGGGGCACTGCTCGAGAGCGGGAAGAAGGTCACGCTGAAGCTGGACGGCACGGCGGTCAGCCCGTACGTCTACAACGTGATGTTCCCGCAGACCGGCGCCATCGCGAAGACCCAGACGTACTCCCTGAACAGCTCCAACACCGTGCGGCACAAGGTCCGTTACCACGGGGGCAAGGCCGGCCAGGTCGGCAAGGACGCCGTCTACCGGTACCGCCCCTCGCAGTCCGCCGCCGTTGAGGCCAGCTACAAGACGCCACTCGGTACGGAGCGCACCGAGTACTACAACGTCTCCCCCGACACCCGTGTCTGGCACGCCGTCTACCCCGACGTGAATGCGCCCCTGTCCCAGTGGAACACCCTGCGGACCTTCGACAAGGCGGGCCGGGTACCCACCGAGGACTGGCTGCGCCAGGTCGTGCGCCCGGCGTCCAGTGAGCAGTACGGCGTCTCCCAGCGCACCGGCGACAAACTCACCCTCAAAGTACCGGAGTTGAGCGATGCCGCACCCGGTCACTACGGGTACGTGGACAATGCCCAGGACACCGCGAAGGGCGCGCTGTACGCGGACGGGAAGCTGATCGGCGACTCCGTACGCGGCTCAGGAACCTTCGACGTCCCGGCGGCGAAGACCGCGTACCGCTTCGTTCTCGACGCCCGGCGCACGGCCGACTGGGCGACGTACTCCACGAGCACCCACACCGAATGGTCCTTCGCCTCGGCGCGCACGGAACAGCAGACGGCGCTGCCGCTGCTCTCCGTCGATTACGACGTGGACGGGCTGGACCTCCTGAACCGGGTCGAGTCCAAGGGGAGGTCGGAGCTCGGACTCTCCGTCCGGGACCAGCACAAGAGCATCACGACCGGTCAGCTGAAGGCCTGGGTCTCCTACGACGACGGCACGACCTGGAAGGAGGTGAAGGTCCGGCACGGCAAGGCGGAGCTCAAGCACCCGAAGGGCGCCGAGTTCGTGTCGCTGCGCGTGCGGGCCGCCGACCGGAACGGCAACGCGGTCGACCAGACCGTGGTGCGGGCGTTCGGCCTGAAGTAG
- a CDS encoding response regulator transcription factor, producing MVNTAYDTADQTPAASPWAAVGVSAFDERVYQAILHQPDAGAAGWALLTGASPARVRESCNQLLAVGLLQPPDSMGGLRAIDPRVAVRGLIRRRETVSELLAATAEEMATAYEAGLLREEPSRLIEVASGEGAIAARLEEMYARAEHEVCLFDTPPYLAPPTRQLDLQTDLLSRGIASRGIYAATGLEDPKVLSRTWRMVELGEQARVLPSVPVKLLVVDGRRAMLPLTPSAAGGYCAVVVWHSAVTEALQKLFEMAWQQATPLGRPVGDGELAEGERTLIRLLAAGLKDEAVARHLGVSLRTLRRRVSELQERLGATSRFQLGVQASQRGWL from the coding sequence ATGGTGAACACGGCATACGACACGGCAGACCAGACCCCTGCCGCGAGCCCCTGGGCCGCGGTGGGGGTCTCCGCCTTCGACGAGCGGGTATACCAGGCGATCCTCCACCAGCCCGATGCCGGCGCGGCCGGCTGGGCGCTCCTGACCGGCGCTTCCCCGGCCCGGGTGCGCGAATCCTGCAACCAACTGCTCGCGGTCGGGCTGCTCCAACCGCCGGATTCCATGGGGGGATTACGCGCGATCGACCCGAGAGTGGCGGTCCGCGGACTGATCAGACGGCGCGAGACGGTGTCCGAACTGCTCGCCGCCACCGCTGAGGAGATGGCTACCGCGTACGAGGCCGGGCTGCTGCGTGAGGAGCCGTCCCGGCTGATCGAGGTCGCTTCCGGCGAGGGTGCCATCGCCGCTCGCCTGGAGGAGATGTACGCGCGCGCCGAACACGAGGTGTGCCTCTTCGACACGCCTCCGTATCTTGCACCGCCCACACGGCAGTTGGATCTCCAGACCGATCTGCTCAGCCGCGGGATCGCCTCTCGCGGGATCTACGCGGCGACCGGCCTCGAAGATCCGAAAGTCCTCTCCCGCACCTGGAGGATGGTCGAACTCGGTGAGCAGGCCCGGGTGTTGCCCTCCGTGCCGGTCAAGCTGCTGGTGGTCGACGGCCGCAGGGCGATGCTCCCGCTGACCCCCTCCGCGGCGGGCGGCTACTGCGCCGTCGTGGTGTGGCACTCGGCGGTGACCGAAGCCCTGCAGAAGCTCTTCGAGATGGCCTGGCAGCAGGCGACACCGCTCGGCCGGCCGGTCGGCGACGGCGAACTCGCCGAGGGCGAACGGACGTTGATCAGGTTGCTGGCGGCCGGCTTGAAGGACGAGGCGGTGGCCCGTCATCTGGGGGTGAGCCTGCGGACCCTGCGGCGGCGGGTGAGTGAGCTGCAGGAGCGGCTGGGGGCGACGAGCAGGTTCCAGCTGGGGGTGCAGGCTTCGCAACGCGGCTGGCTCTGA